A window from Mycolicibacterium tokaiense encodes these proteins:
- a CDS encoding HNH endonuclease signature motif containing protein, which yields MSTSATLSAADGVTPAQRLEVLFAEIAELSGQRNAIDGRIVEIIAEIDRDGLAGITGFRSVASLVAAKTGVSPHTAHTFTTVAERAEQFPQCVAGMREGWLSVDQIGAVVDGAADGSDAHYAQFARYATVTQIRTAVRLEPPPAPQPEPAPEPEAEPAPVPEPEAPRSITTTHGPHSTTWHITLPTMEAAEFQAGLQSHQDKVVADWKRAHAENLTETTPPFPTPVDGFLSLMRAGWDADATTRPHGQRTTVVIHVDVESRLANLHLGPVLADADRQYLLCDATCEVWFERDGQPIGAGRETRTINRRLRRALEHRDHGTCVVPGCGATRGLHAHHLIHWEDGGATELDNLVLVCPYHHRLHHTRGITLTGPASRLVVTDATGRHLTNGSLARPPTTAPPQVAPHPGPGGARCDWWWYTPYQPPPAAAS from the coding sequence ATGTCCACGAGCGCAACACTTTCGGCCGCTGACGGGGTAACCCCCGCGCAGCGGCTGGAGGTGTTGTTCGCCGAGATCGCGGAGCTCTCGGGGCAGCGCAACGCCATCGACGGGCGGATCGTGGAGATCATCGCCGAGATCGACCGCGACGGGCTGGCCGGCATCACCGGCTTCCGCTCGGTGGCCTCGCTGGTGGCCGCCAAAACCGGGGTCTCCCCGCATACGGCGCACACCTTCACCACGGTCGCCGAACGCGCCGAACAGTTCCCGCAGTGTGTGGCCGGGATGCGCGAGGGGTGGCTGTCGGTGGATCAGATCGGCGCGGTGGTCGACGGCGCCGCTGACGGCTCCGATGCTCACTACGCCCAATTCGCCCGGTATGCCACGGTCACCCAGATCCGCACAGCGGTCCGGCTCGAACCCCCACCCGCACCGCAACCCGAACCCGCGCCCGAGCCCGAGGCCGAACCGGCACCTGTTCCAGAACCTGAAGCGCCGCGATCGATCACCACCACCCACGGCCCCCACTCGACCACCTGGCACATCACCCTGCCCACCATGGAGGCCGCCGAATTCCAGGCAGGGCTGCAGTCCCATCAGGACAAGGTGGTCGCGGACTGGAAACGCGCCCACGCCGAGAACCTCACCGAGACCACCCCACCGTTCCCGACCCCGGTGGACGGGTTCCTGAGCCTGATGCGCGCCGGCTGGGACGCCGACGCCACCACACGCCCGCACGGGCAGCGCACCACCGTGGTGATCCACGTCGATGTCGAATCGCGCCTTGCGAACCTGCATCTGGGCCCCGTCCTCGCCGACGCCGACCGGCAGTACCTGCTCTGTGATGCCACCTGTGAGGTGTGGTTCGAACGCGACGGCCAGCCCATCGGCGCCGGACGCGAGACCCGCACCATCAACCGCCGGCTACGCCGCGCCCTCGAGCATCGTGATCACGGGACGTGTGTGGTGCCCGGCTGCGGCGCCACCCGCGGCCTGCACGCCCACCACCTGATCCACTGGGAGGACGGCGGCGCCACCGAACTCGACAATCTCGTGTTGGTGTGTCCGTATCACCATCGCCTGCACCACACACGGGGCATCACCTTGACGGGGCCGGCCAGCCGACTGGTGGTCACCGACGCCACCGGCCGACACCTCACCAACGGATCCCTGGCCCGGCCACCCACCACAGCGCCACCGCAAGTGGCTCCCCACCCCGGACCGGGCGGCGCTCGGTGTGACTGGTGGTGGTACACCCCCTACCAACCACCACCCGCGGCCGCGAGCTGA
- a CDS encoding LLM class F420-dependent oxidoreductase: MSSTTDSVNQSSRVRIGIQLWPGGTPDYATWRHAVQHAEELGADVVFGYDHLHKPFVDIVDGVPHLHDEQPDVNNFEGWTALAAWGEITRKAEIGLLVSAVPFRNPDLLADMARTVDHISGGRLILGLGTGWYKKDFDVYQYEYGTTKSRFDYFEASLERIENRLQQLNPAPLRDIPILIGGGGERRTLPLVARHADIWHSFEPIEEFRRKNDVLKGLADKAGRDEAAIERGINWTDERTSDAFAAEGVTLFTSEIHPDEHGFDFSELERMLAWRDR, from the coding sequence ATGTCCAGCACAACCGATTCCGTCAACCAGTCCTCCCGCGTGCGCATCGGCATCCAACTGTGGCCCGGGGGTACGCCGGATTACGCGACCTGGCGCCACGCAGTGCAGCACGCCGAGGAGTTGGGCGCCGACGTGGTCTTCGGCTACGACCACCTGCACAAGCCCTTCGTCGACATCGTGGACGGTGTTCCCCATCTGCACGACGAGCAACCAGATGTCAACAACTTCGAAGGATGGACTGCCCTGGCGGCATGGGGTGAGATCACAAGAAAAGCCGAAATCGGTCTCTTGGTATCGGCCGTTCCCTTCCGTAACCCCGACCTGCTCGCCGACATGGCACGAACCGTCGACCACATCAGTGGCGGCCGACTCATCCTCGGACTCGGAACCGGTTGGTACAAGAAGGACTTCGACGTCTACCAGTACGAGTACGGCACGACGAAATCCCGATTCGACTACTTCGAAGCAAGCTTGGAGCGCATCGAGAACCGGCTGCAGCAGTTGAATCCGGCGCCGCTACGCGACATTCCGATCCTCATCGGCGGTGGCGGCGAGCGCCGTACTCTCCCGCTCGTGGCGCGCCACGCCGACATCTGGCACAGCTTCGAACCCATCGAGGAGTTCCGTCGCAAGAACGACGTGCTCAAGGGGCTCGCCGACAAGGCCGGACGTGACGAAGCAGCCATCGAACGCGGGATCAACTGGACAGACGAGAGGACCTCTGACGCCTTTGCGGCCGAGGGTGTCACCCTCTTCACCAGCGAGATTCACCCAGACGAGCACGGATTCGACTTCTCGGAGCTGGAGAGAATGCTCGCATGGCGGGACCGCTGA
- a CDS encoding winged helix-turn-helix transcriptional regulator — MTQREFYCGLDAALAVVGGRWKFLVLWQLAVSGPQRFGQLRRLVDGVTEKVLIGALRDLEADSIVDRKDFQELPPHVEYSLTPFGESLAEALQPLCEWGYEHMDRIGARASQPVRT; from the coding sequence ATGACTCAGCGTGAGTTCTACTGCGGACTGGACGCCGCTCTGGCCGTTGTCGGAGGCCGCTGGAAGTTCCTGGTGCTGTGGCAGCTCGCCGTGTCCGGTCCGCAGCGGTTCGGCCAGCTGCGACGCCTCGTCGACGGCGTCACCGAGAAGGTACTGATCGGGGCACTCAGAGATCTCGAGGCAGACTCCATCGTCGACCGCAAGGACTTCCAGGAGCTTCCCCCTCATGTCGAGTACTCGTTGACCCCGTTCGGCGAGAGTCTTGCCGAAGCCTTGCAGCCGCTGTGCGAATGGGGCTACGAGCACATGGATCGCATCGGAGCGCGGGCGAGCCAACCCGTGAGGACGTGA